The Prodigiosinella aquatilis region TTGTCACCACCGCAACAGATTATGCTGCTTTCTTAACGTCTTTGATCAACGCAGAAACGCGATCAGAAACGGTAGCACCCTGACCAACCCAATGCTCAATACGGTCAAGATCCAAACGTAAGACTTCAGCCTGACCAGTTGCGATCGGGTTGAAGAAGCCTACACGTTCAATAAAACGACCATCGCGCGCATTGCGGCTATCGGTCACGACGACTTGATAGAACGGGCGTTTTTTAGCGCCGCCACGAGCCAAACGAATTGTTACCATAACATCCTCTTTAGTGAATAAAACAGCCAGGCCCCATCGAGGAACGGGGCCCAGTGTCATATAAAAAGCCCGAAAAGTTTACTCATTTTGGCGCAAAAAGCAATCTAAAGCGTCTTTATCAAGTAAGACTTTATACGAGCCAGATTAAAATTGACGGTATTAACGCCCCGAGAATCCCGGTGGCATCATACCTTTCATACCGCGCATCATTTTGGCCAGACCGCCATTTTTCATCTTCTTCATCATGCGTTGCATATCATCAAACTGCTTCAACAAACGATTTACGTCCTGCACTTGCATCCCAGACCCCATTGCAATACGACGTTTACGGGAACCTTTGATGATGTCAGGTTTGGCACGTTCCTGCCGAGTCATAGAGTTGATAATCGCTTCCATGCGCACCAGAACTTTATCATCCATTTGAGACTTCACATTGTCCGGTAATTGCCCCATCCCCGGCAATTTACTCATCATGCTGGCCATGCCGCCCATATTGCGCATCTGTTTTAGCTGATCCAGAAAATCAGTAAGATCGAATCCATCACCCTTTTTGAGTTTCTTGGCCAGTTTTTCAGCCTGAGTACGATCAACTTTGCTTTCAAGATCCTCAATCAGAGAAAGCACATCCCCCATGCCGAGAATGCGAGAAGCAATACGCTCAGGATAGAAAGGTTCAAGGGCTTCCGTTTTCTCACCTACACCCAGGAACTTAATCGGCTTACCAGTGATGTGACGGATAGAAAGTGCGGCACCGCCACGTGCATCACCATCAACCTTGGTTAGAATCACCCCAGTCAACGGTAGTGCTTCACTGAACGCTTTCGCGGTATTTGCCGCATCCTGTCCCGTCATGGCATCGACTACAAACAGGGTTTCTATCGGCTTAATCGCTGCATGAATCTGCTTGATCTCATCCATCATGGCGTCGTCGACATGCAAACGGCCAGCGGTATCCACCAACAGAACATCGTAGAATTTCAGTTTGGCATGCTGTAGCGCACGGTTAACAATATCAATCGGTTTTTCCTGCGCATCTGACGCAAAGAAATCTACACCGACAGATTGAGCCAAGGTCTCCAACTGTTTAATGGCGGCAGGACGGTAAACGTCGGCAGAAACCACCAGCACTTTTTTCTTTTGCTTCTCACGCAGAAATTTACCCAGTTTTCCCACGCTGGTTGTTTTACCGGCCCCTTGCAGACCAGCCATCAGCACCACGGCAGGGGGCTGTGCGGCCAGATTTAGTTCGGCATTAACCTCCCCCATCGCAGCAGTCAGTTCATTTTTAACAATTTTGACAAACTCTTGCCCTGGCGTCAGACTCTTATTGACTTCTTGTCCTACCGATTGCTCTTTGACCCGGTTGATAAAATCACGAACTACCGGCAAAGCCACATCAGCCTCAAGCAGAGCCATGCGCACTTCACGCAATGTTTCTTTAATATTCTCTTCAGTCAGCCGGCCACGGCCGCTAATAGTGCGCAATGTGCGCGATAGTCGATCGGTTAAATTTTCAAACATATCTCATGCTCAACGTAAAACTGGCCGCTACCGCGACGCGAATAGGGGAATTATAACACGAAAGCCTTGCCAATCTCTGCGCTACTCGTGGATAACAAGTTGGTGCCTTTACTGACTAAGGCTATACTGACTCTCTATTTTACCCAGTTGATATTTAATAACCTATTGTTTATGTCTGTTTTCGCTATTGTGGCTTTAGCGGCCTATTCACTCAGCCTCGGACTGATTATCCCCAGTCTGGTGCGAAAAGACAGTGCCTATCGCCGTCTGGCTGTGGTATCCGCCACACTCGCCCTTGTCTGCCATGCAGTGGCGCTATATCAACGAATCTTTGATGTTCAGGTCGGACAGAACCTGAGTCTGTTGAATATTGGGTCATTAATCAGCTTGATGATCTGTACGATAATGACCATTGTGGCATCACGCAATCGTGGCTGGTTTCTATTGCCTATTGTCTATACTTTTGCGTTGCTTAATCTGGTTTTTGCCAGCTTCATGCCTGGAGAATTTATCACGCATCTGGAAGCAAGACCGGGTCTTATGGTGCATATTGGCCTGGCGTTATTTTCCTACGCCACACTGATGATCGCCGCACTTTACGCGCTGCAACTGGCCTTTCTGGATTATCTGCTGAAAACCAAAAAGCTGGGTTTCGCAACGGATATGCCACCATTACTAAGCATAGAACGCAAAATGTTCCATATTACACAGGTCGGTGTTGTTCTACTCACACTTACATTGTGTACCGGTCTTGTTTATATGAACGACCTGCTGAACAACAGAGAAAATCTTCACAAAGC contains the following coding sequences:
- the rpsP gene encoding 30S ribosomal protein S16 gives rise to the protein MVTIRLARGGAKKRPFYQVVVTDSRNARDGRFIERVGFFNPIATGQAEVLRLDLDRIEHWVGQGATVSDRVSALIKDVKKAA
- the ffh gene encoding signal recognition particle protein translates to MFENLTDRLSRTLRTISGRGRLTEENIKETLREVRMALLEADVALPVVRDFINRVKEQSVGQEVNKSLTPGQEFVKIVKNELTAAMGEVNAELNLAAQPPAVVLMAGLQGAGKTTSVGKLGKFLREKQKKKVLVVSADVYRPAAIKQLETLAQSVGVDFFASDAQEKPIDIVNRALQHAKLKFYDVLLVDTAGRLHVDDAMMDEIKQIHAAIKPIETLFVVDAMTGQDAANTAKAFSEALPLTGVILTKVDGDARGGAALSIRHITGKPIKFLGVGEKTEALEPFYPERIASRILGMGDVLSLIEDLESKVDRTQAEKLAKKLKKGDGFDLTDFLDQLKQMRNMGGMASMMSKLPGMGQLPDNVKSQMDDKVLVRMEAIINSMTRQERAKPDIIKGSRKRRIAMGSGMQVQDVNRLLKQFDDMQRMMKKMKNGGLAKMMRGMKGMMPPGFSGR
- a CDS encoding inner membrane protein YpjD translates to MSVFAIVALAAYSLSLGLIIPSLVRKDSAYRRLAVVSATLALVCHAVALYQRIFDVQVGQNLSLLNIGSLISLMICTIMTIVASRNRGWFLLPIVYTFALLNLVFASFMPGEFITHLEARPGLMVHIGLALFSYATLMIAALYALQLAFLDYLLKTKKLGFATDMPPLLSIERKMFHITQVGVVLLTLTLCTGLVYMNDLLNNRENLHKALFSLLAWFVYILLLWGHYHEGWRGRRVVWFNLIGALLLTLAYFGSRVIQNILAH